Proteins encoded within one genomic window of Brassica rapa cultivar Chiifu-401-42 chromosome A09, CAAS_Brap_v3.01, whole genome shotgun sequence:
- the LOC103841464 gene encoding peptidyl-prolyl cis-trans isomerase FKBP20-1 has protein sequence MGDEIDLSGDGGVLKQIVRRAKPDAIAPSDDFPVVDVHYEGVLAEDGKVFDTTREDNLVFSFELGSGSVIRSWDIALKTMKVGEVAKLTCKPEYAYGSGGSPPDIPPNATLIFEVELVACRPRKGASVGSVSEDRARLEDLKKQREIAAAAKEDDKKKREEAKAAAAARIQAKLDAKKGQGKGKGKGKSK, from the exons ATGGGGGATGAGATTGATTTGAGTGGAGATGGAGGGGTCTTGAAACAGATTGTGAGGAGAGCCAAACCTGATGCTATTGCACCTTCTGATGATTTTCCTGTCGTTGATG TTCACTATGAGGGTGTATTGGCTGAAGATGGAAAGGTCTTTGACACTACACGCGAAGACAATCTGGTTTTCTCCTTTGAGTTGGGTTCAGGGAGTGTTATCCGGTCCTGGGACATTGCACTTAAGACCATGAAG GTTGGAGAAGTTGCAAAACTCACATGTAAGCCAGAGTATGCTTACGGAAGTGGTGGATCTCCTCCCGACATCCCACCCAA TGCAACTTTGATTTTCGAAGTGGAATTGGTTGCTTGTAGACCGAGGAAAGGTGCTAGTGTTGGAAGTGTTTCTGAGGACAGAGCCAGGCTAGA AGATCTGAAGAAGCAGAGAGAAATTGCTGCGGCTGCTAAAGAGGATgataagaagaagagagaagaagcaaAAGCTGCTGCAGCTGCTAGGATTCAAGCTAAGCTAGACGCTAAGAAGGGTCAAGGCAAGGGAAAAGGCAAAGGCAAATCTAAATGA
- the LOC103841461 gene encoding nucleolar complex protein 2 homolog, translating into MGKLGKKARKFAKKNLQSVEKKNRKQKPFLKRKFAKRDGRRDAQDEEEEKMIEQPLKKRCIEESPKDIVIDAVFDKDEGVVVLDGGDSDSDGYLTEDSDLTNALVNGTQGKISETKLKKQSRKLARLNKKMVDETDSDAMKRKVLSGSVLSSFSNLVDEEQSVQALTSLLNWYRAACHYGHEASGITSPGYDIEDSETFANVMIFVLQKADHTFKSVLGLSGSANKEKVLKLNNNNPKWDSVKPLIKSFFRSTIHLVKQAADLEITVFAFAQLRVSIVFFAAFPELLNKLIKLSVDLWVTGEETLSHQAFLILKDIAIVFNSECFDACFINMYKALLHDCDSPKTNSEQRLPLLRDSLVELCSQDMQRSYTKASVSITQLAKLLKMALATKNKEAVEKIHSEHYTSCLDLWVSFIAANVQGNDLQSLLYTVIQVINGVATLFIGPRYLLLRVKCIQWLNHLSRASGIFIPIASLVLDMLEYKTTNEGEKQKKKLEAVSTVKLPKNWLKSQNFQEQCIFSVIELLANHFAQWSFHISFPEFATISIMRLKKFNERSTMEGLKRVVKRFIEQVELNIEFVQMKRDEAAFSPNDQQAIETFLQLEKRSKTAPYTQYYQNIVDKGLGTKVKK; encoded by the exons ATGGGTAAGCTTGGGAAGAAAGCTAGAAAATTCGCCAAGAAGAATCTTCAGTCTGTTGAGAAGAAGAACAGGAAGCAAAAGCCCTTTCTCAAACGCAAATTCGCTAAAA GAGATGGGCGTCGAGATGCacaagatgaagaagaggagaagatgaTAGAGCAGCCACTTAAGAAGAG ATGTATTGAAGAAAGTCCTAAGGATATAGTTATAGACGCGGTGTTTGACAAAGATGAAGGTGTGGTGGTTCTTGACGGTGGTGATTCAGATAGTGATGGTTATCTAACTGAG GACTCTGACTTGACAAATGCACTTGTGAATGGAACACAAG GTAAAATCAGTGAAACTAAGCTTAAAAAACAGTCGAGGAAGCTTGCTAGGTTGAATAAAAAG ATGGTAGATGAAACTGATTCAGATGCAATGAAGCGTAAAGTACTCTCAGGATCTGTTTTAAGCTCTTTCAGTAACCTAGTGGATGAGGAACAGTCTGTTCAAGCACTAACCAGTTTATTAAACTGGTACCGAGCTGCTTGTCATTACGGACACGAGGCATCAGGAATCACAAGCCCTGGCTATGACATAGAAGACAGCGAGACGTTCGCCAATGTCATGATCTTCGTGCTCCAGAAAGCTGATCACACTTTCAAGAGTGTTCTGGGGTTATCAGGCTCTGCTAACAAGGAGAAGGTTCTGAAGTTGAATAACAACAACCCAAAATGGGATAGTGTGAAACCTCTGATCAAGTCTTTCTTTAGAAGTACCATCCATCTTGTCAAGCAGGCTGCAGATTTGGAGATTACAGTCTTTGCCTTTGCCCAACTTAGAGTTTCCATTGTCTTCTTCGCCGCGTTTCCAGAGTTGCTGAACAAACTGATCAAG CTTTCTGTTGACCTGTGGGTAACCGGCGAAGAAACACTATCCCACCAAGCTTTTCTAATCTTGAAAGACATTGCTATTGTGTTTAACTCGGAGTGCTTCGACGCCTGCTTCATCAACATGTACAAAGCCTTACTACATGACTGTGATTCTCCCAAGACAAATTCAGAACAACGTCTACCTCTCCTCAGAGATTCTCTTGTTGAGCTCTGCTCTCAAGATATGCAGAGGTCTTATACTAAAGCTTCTGTTTCCATCACACAACTTGCCAAGTTACTGAAGATGGCTCTCGCTACAAAGAACAAG GAAGCTGTTGAGAAGATACATAGCGAGCACTACACAAGTTGTCTTGATCTCTGGGTGAGTTTTATAGCCGCCAACGTTCAGGGTAATGATCTTCAGTCTCTGCTGTATACTGTAATCCAAGTTATAAATGGAGTTGCTACACTGTTTATTGGACCACGGTACCTGCTCCTAAGGGTTAAATGCATTCAATGGCTCAACCATCTCTCTCGTGCAAGCGGTATATTCATTCCAATAGCTTCACTGGTGTTGGATATGTTGGAATATAAAACCACAAATGAAGGTGAAAAGCAAAAAAAGAAGCTTGAAGCTGTCTCAACAGTGAAG CTGCCTAAGAATTGGTTAAAGTCCCAAAACTTCCAAGAACAGTGTATCTTCTCTGTGATTGAGCTTCTTGCTAACCACTTTGCTCAGTGGAGCTTCCACATATCGTTTCCAGAGTTTGCTACTATCTCCATTATGAGACTGAAGAAGTTTAACGAGAGAAGCACTATGGAAGGGTTGAAGCGTGTGGTGAAACGCTTTATCGAGCAG gTGGAGTTGAATATTGAGTTTGTGCAAATGAAGAGAGATGAAGCGGCTTTCTCACCAAACGATCAACAAGCGATAGAAACGTTTCTTCAGCTTGAGAAGAGAAGCAAGACTGCTCCGTATACACAATACTATCAAAACATTGTAGACAAAGGTCTGGGAACAAAAGTGAAGAAGTGA
- the LOC103841466 gene encoding E3 ubiquitin-protein ligase SDIR1 isoform X2, which yields MSFVFRGSRGDLESGFSGFIPERRAMRVHGARPVNSNSLAFLVTVLLLFMILNSHQMPPNFLLWLVLGVFLMATTLRMYATCQQLQAQAQAHVAAASGLFSHTELRLHVPPSIALATRGRLQGLRLQLALLDREFDDLDYETLRALDSDNVPTNSMSEEEINALPVHKYKVLDPENGSSLTKQASTSSSAEKNQVSVSVSKKGTEDELTCSVCLEQVTVGEVVRTLPCLHQFHAVCIDPWLRQQGTCPVCKFKAHSGWQEQDDGTDDDDDDEASVMV from the exons CCGAGAGACGCGCTATG CGTGTTCATGGAGCTCGACCTGTTAACTCCAATTCCCTCGCTTTTCTTGTCACCG TTCTTTTGCTGTTTATGATTCTCAATTCGCATCAGATGCCTCCTAACTTCCTG CTCTGGCTTGTGCTTGGGGTGTTTTTGATGGCGACGACTCTTAGGATGTATGCGACTTGCCAACAACTTCAAGCTCAGGCTCAGGCTCATGTTGCAGCAGCTAGTGGGCTCTTTAGCCACACTGAGCTGAGGCTGCATGTGCCTCCCTCCATTGCTCTTGCTACCAGAGGGCGTCTTCAAGGGCTGAGGCTCCAGCTGGCTCTTCTTGATCGGGAGTTTGATGACTTAG ATTATGAAACTCTAAGAGCACTTGATTCTGATAATGTCCCCACAAATTCTATGAGCGAGGAAGAGATAAATGCGCTTCCAGTACACAAGTACAAGGTTTTGGATCCTGAAAA TGGTTCCTCTTTGACAAAGCAGGCATCAACCTCATCCTCAGCGGAG AAGAATCAAGTTTCTGTAAGTGTGAGTAAAAAAGGAACAGAAGACGAGCTCACTTGTAGTGTTTGCCTCGAACAAGTTACTGTAGGGGAAGTTGTTCGCACCCTACCTTGCTTGCATCAG TTTCATGCAGTCTGTATCGATCCGTGGCTTAGACAGCAAGGAACATGTCCTGTTTGTAAATTCAAGGCTCATTCAGGATGGCAAGAACAAGACGACGGgacagatgatgatgatgatgatgaagcctCCGTCATGGTTTGA
- the LOC103841466 gene encoding E3 ubiquitin-protein ligase SDIR1 isoform X1, protein MSFVFRGSRGDLESGFSGFIPERRAMCLSVQRVHGARPVNSNSLAFLVTVLLLFMILNSHQMPPNFLLWLVLGVFLMATTLRMYATCQQLQAQAQAHVAAASGLFSHTELRLHVPPSIALATRGRLQGLRLQLALLDREFDDLDYETLRALDSDNVPTNSMSEEEINALPVHKYKVLDPENGSSLTKQASTSSSAEKNQVSVSVSKKGTEDELTCSVCLEQVTVGEVVRTLPCLHQFHAVCIDPWLRQQGTCPVCKFKAHSGWQEQDDGTDDDDDDEASVMV, encoded by the exons CCGAGAGACGCGCTATG TGTCTTTCGGTGCAGCGTGTTCATGGAGCTCGACCTGTTAACTCCAATTCCCTCGCTTTTCTTGTCACCG TTCTTTTGCTGTTTATGATTCTCAATTCGCATCAGATGCCTCCTAACTTCCTG CTCTGGCTTGTGCTTGGGGTGTTTTTGATGGCGACGACTCTTAGGATGTATGCGACTTGCCAACAACTTCAAGCTCAGGCTCAGGCTCATGTTGCAGCAGCTAGTGGGCTCTTTAGCCACACTGAGCTGAGGCTGCATGTGCCTCCCTCCATTGCTCTTGCTACCAGAGGGCGTCTTCAAGGGCTGAGGCTCCAGCTGGCTCTTCTTGATCGGGAGTTTGATGACTTAG ATTATGAAACTCTAAGAGCACTTGATTCTGATAATGTCCCCACAAATTCTATGAGCGAGGAAGAGATAAATGCGCTTCCAGTACACAAGTACAAGGTTTTGGATCCTGAAAA TGGTTCCTCTTTGACAAAGCAGGCATCAACCTCATCCTCAGCGGAG AAGAATCAAGTTTCTGTAAGTGTGAGTAAAAAAGGAACAGAAGACGAGCTCACTTGTAGTGTTTGCCTCGAACAAGTTACTGTAGGGGAAGTTGTTCGCACCCTACCTTGCTTGCATCAG TTTCATGCAGTCTGTATCGATCCGTGGCTTAGACAGCAAGGAACATGTCCTGTTTGTAAATTCAAGGCTCATTCAGGATGGCAAGAACAAGACGACGGgacagatgatgatgatgatgatgaagcctCCGTCATGGTTTGA